In Choloepus didactylus isolate mChoDid1 chromosome 6, mChoDid1.pri, whole genome shotgun sequence, one DNA window encodes the following:
- the ROBO3 gene encoding roundabout homolog 3 isoform X2 gives MPRIVEQPPDLVVSRGEPATLPCRAEGRPRPNIEWYKNGARVATAREDPRAHRLLLPSGALFFPRIVHGRRARPDEGVYTCVARNYLGAAASRNASLEVAVLRDDFRQSPGNLVVAVGEPAVLECVPPRGHPEPSVSWKKGGTRVKEEEGRITIRGGKLMMSHTFKNDAGMYVCVASNVAGERESGAAELVVLERPSFLRKPVNQVVLADAPVEFFCEVQGDPPPHLRWRKEDGELPPGRYEIRSDHSLWIGRVSAEDEGTYTCVAENSVGRVEASGSLSVHVPPQLVTRPQDQMAAPGESVAFQCETKGNPPPAVFWQKEGSQVLLFPSQSLQPTGRFSVSPRGQLSITGVQSRDAGYYVCQAVSVAGSILAKALLEIKGASLDGLPPIILQGPANQTLALGSSVWLPCRVTGNPQPSVQWRKDGQWLQGDDLQLSLLANGTLYIANVQETDMGFYSCVAKSSTGEATWNGWLRIREDWGVSPDPPTEISTPPGPPSQPVASDITKNSVTLTWKPNPQAGTVTAYVIEAFSQEAGNTWRTVADGVQLETHTVSGLQPDTIYLFLVRAVGAWGLSEPSPVSEPVRTQDSSPSRPVEDPWRGQQGLAEVAVRMQEPIVLEPRALQVSWTVDGPVQLVRGFRVSWRAAGPDGGSWTVLDLETPSQQTTVLRGLPPGTQIQIKVQAQGQEGLGAESPLVTRSIPEEAPSGPPQGVAVALGGDGNNSITVSWEPPLPSQQNGVIKEYQIWCLGNESRFHLNRSAAGWARSAVLRGLLPGLPYQTRVAAATSAGVGVASAPVLLQLPSPPESEPGLEVGPGLAERLARVLRAPAFLAGSGAACGALLLGLCAALYRRRRQRKELSHYTASFAYTPAVSFPHSEGLSGASSRPPVGLGPAPYPWLADSWPHPSRSPSAQEPRGSCCPSNPDPDDRYYNEAGISLYLAQTARGTAAPGEGPVYSTIDPLGEELQTFHGGFPQQPPGDPGTWSQYAPPEWSQRDNGARGGKVMLLGKAVQMPSLNWPEALPPPPPELSCLEGPEEELEGSSEPEDWCPPMPERSHLAEPSSSGGCLVAPSRGETPSPTPSYGQQSTATLTPSPPDPPQPPTDIPHLQQMPRRLPLGPSSPLSGSRMAMSTHEAGPASLGAGLAASHRLSPSSVPSTASIAPGRTRLVPGEMTPPLQGPRARIQKKPKALPYRREHSPGDLPPPPLPPPEEEASWAVGLRTAGSTSSLERGRSGERRAVQAVPLGSQQGPCRDEEAWPPYSRPSFLSRGQGTSTCSTAGSNSSRGSSSSRGSRGPGRSRSCSRSQSQRPGQKNREERR, from the exons ATGCCGCGTATAGTGGAGCAACCGCCGGATCTTGTGGTCTCCCGGGGCGAGCCCGCCACACTGCCCTGCCGCGCCGAGGGCCGGCCCCGGCCCAACATCGAGTGGTACAAGAATGGAGCGCGTGTGGCCACTGCGCGCGAGGATCCGCGCGCGCACCGCCTGCTGCTGCCCAGCGGCGCGCTCTTCTTCCCGCGCATCGTGCACGGGCGCCGCGCGCGGCCGGACGAGGGTGTCTATACCTGCGTGGCGCGCAACTACCTGGGGGCAGCGGCCAGCAGAAACGCCTCGCTGGAAGTGGCAG TCCTCCGCGATGACTTTCGGCAGTCTCCTGGGAAcctggtggtggcagtgggggaACCAGCAGTACTGGAATGCGTGCCCCCCCGAGGCCACCCGGAGCCTTCCGTGTCCTGGAAGAAGGGGGGCACAAGAGtcaaggaggaggaaggaaggatcaCG ATCCGTGGCGGGAAGCTGATGATGTCACATACGTTCAAGAACGATGCAGGGATGTACGTATGTGTGGCCTCCAACGTGGCAGGAGAACGGGAGAGTGGGGCAGCTGAGCTTGTGGTACTGG AACGCCCCTCATTCCTGCGCAAACCGGTCAATCAGGTGGTCCTGGCTGATGCCCCTGTGGAATTCTTCTGTGAAGTGCAGGGGGATCCCCCACCTCATCTGCGTTGGCGCAAGGAGGATGGGGAACTGCCCCCAGGCAG GTATGAGATCCGAAGTGACCACAGCCTTTGGATTGGGCGGGTGAGTGCGGAAGACGAGGGGACCTACACGTGCGTGGCAGAGAACAGCGTGGGGCGCGTGGAAGCATCTGGCTCCCTCAGTGTTCACG TCCCTCCCCAGCTGGTGACCAgaccccaggaccagatggcggCTCCTGGAGAGAGTGTGGCTTTCCAGTGCGAGACCAAAGGAAACCCCCCACCTGCAGTCTTCTGGCAAAAGGAAGGGAGTCAA GTCCTGCTTTTCCCCAGCCAGTCGCTTCAGCCCACAGGGCGCTTCTCAGTCTCTCCAAGAGGCCAGCTCAGCATCACTGGAGTGCAGAGCAGGGACGCCGGCTACTACGTGTGCCAGGCTGTCAGTGTGGCTGGCAGCATCCTGGCTAAGGCCCTGCTGGAGATAAAAGGTG cctcctTGGATGGGCTGCCTCCCATCATCCTCCAGGGACCAGCCAATCAGACGCTGGCACTGGGCTCCTCTGTGTGGCTGCCGTGCAGAGTGACAGGGAACCCTCAACCCAGTGTCCAATGGAGGAAGGACGGGCAGTGGCTACAGGGGGATGACCTCCAGCTCAGCCTACTAGCCAATGGTACCCTGTACATTGCCAATGTGCAG GAGACTGACATGGGTTTCTACAGCTGTGTGGCCAAGAGTTCCACAGGGGAGGCCACCTGGAATGGCTGGCTTAGGATACGGG AAGATTGGGGAGTATCACCAGACCCCCCGACAGAAATCAGTACCCCGCCAGGGCCTCCCTCACAGCCAGTGGCTTCTGACATCACCAAGAACAGCGTCACCCTGACCTGGAAGCCCAACCCGCAGGCTGGGACCGTCACCGCATATGTGATAGAAGCCTTCAG CCAAGAGGCTGGCAACACCTGGAGGACAGTGGCAGATGGTGTGCAGCTGGAGACACACACGGTCAGCGGTCTGCAGCCCGATACCATCTACCTGTTCCTGGTGCGAGCTGTGGGGGCCTGGGGCCTCAGTGAGCCCAGCCCTGTCTCTGAGCCTGTCCGCACCCAGG ACAGCAGCCCCTCCAGGCCAGTGGAGGACCCATGGAGAGGCCAGCAGGGACTGGCTGAAGTGGCTGTGCGGATGCAGGAGCCCATAGTCCTTGAGCCCCGGGCCCTGCAGGTGTCCTGGACT GTGGACGGCCCAGTCCAGCTGGTGCGAGGTTTCCGGGTGTCTTGGAGGGCTGCAGGCCCTGATGGGGGAAGCTGGACCGTGCTGGATCTAGAGACCCCAAGCCAGCAAACTACTGTGCTAAGAGGACTTCCTCCAGGCACCCAAATCCAGATCAAGGTGCAAGCCCAAggccaggaggggctgggggctgaaaGCCCCTTGGTGACCAGGAGCATTCCTGAGGAAG CCCCCAGTGGTCCCCCCCAGGGAGTGGCAGTGGCCTTGGGGGGTGATGGCAACAACAGTATCACTGTGTCCTGGGAACCTCCACTCCCTTCCCAGCAAAATGGGGTCATCAAGGAATACCAG ATCTGGTGTCTGGGCAACGAGAGCCGCTTCCACCTCAACCGTTCTGCGGCAGGCTGGGCACGCTCCGCTGTGCTCCGGGGACTTCTGCCGGGTCTCCCCTACCAGACCCGGGTCGCGGCGGCCACCAGCGCTGGCGTGGGCGTGGCCAGTGCCCCCGTGTTGCTGCAGCTGC CGTCCCCGCCGGAATCGGAGCCAGGGCTCGAGGTGGGCCCGGGCCTGGCAGAGCGGCTGGCTAGGGTGCTGCGGGCGCCGGCCTTCCTCGCGGGCAGCGGCGCCGCCTGCGGGGCGCTGCTCCTCGGGCTCTGCGCCGCCCTCTACCGGCGCCGGAGGCAGCGCAAAGAGCTCAGTCACTACACCG CCTCCTTTGCCTACACACCTGCAG TGTCCTTCCCACACTCGGAGGGACTCTCTGGAGCCAGTTCCAG GCCGCCCGTGGGCCTCGGCCCCGCCCCCTACCCTTGGCTGGCAGATTCGTGGCCCCACCCCTCTCGAAGCCCctcagcccaggagcccaggggaAGCTGCTGCCCCAGCAATCCTGACCCGGATGACAGATATTACAATG AAGCAGGGATCTCACTATACCTGGCTCAGACAGCCCGGGGCActgcagcccctggggagggCCCTGTCTACAGCACCATTGACCCACTTGGGGAGGAGCTGCAGACCTTTCATGGGGGTTTCCCCCAACAACCCCCAGGGGATCCAGGCACCTGGAGCCAGTACGCTCCTCCAGAATGGAGCCAGAGGGACAATG GAGCCAGGGGAGGCAAAGTGATGCTTCTGGGGAAAGCTGTGCAGATGCCCTCTCTGAACTGGCCAGAAGCACTGCCTCCACCTCCCCCTGAGCTGAGCTGCCTAGAGGGGCCTGAGGAGGAGTTGGAGGGCAG CTCTGAGCCAGAAGACTGGTGCCCGCCAATGCCAGAGAGAAGTCACCTGGCTGAGCCCAGTTCCAGTGGAGGGTGCCTGGTTGCCCCGTCCCGGGGGGAAACCCCCTCTCCCACACCCTCCTACGGACAGCAGTCCACAGCCACTCTTACCCCCTCCCCACCtgaccctccccagccccccactgACATCCCCCATCTCCAACAGATGCCCAG GAGGTTGCCCCTAGGGCCAAGTTCCCCACTCAGTGGATCCCGGATGGCTATGAGTACCCATGAAGCGGGGCCTGCGAGCCTGGGTGCTGGCCTTGCAGCTTCCCATCGCCTCAGCCCCAGCTCTGTCCCTAGTACAGCCAGCATTGCCCCAG GGAGAACCAGGCTGGTGCCTGGGGAGATGACACCCCCACTTCAAGGACCTCGTGCCCGAATCCAGAAGAAACCTAAGGCTCTTCCTTACAGGAGAGAGCACAGTCCTGGGG ACTTGCCCCCACCACCCCTGCCGCCGCCAGAGGAAGAAGCGAGCTGGGCTGTAGGGCTGAGAACAGCTGGCAGCACCTCCTCTTTGGAGCGGGGGCGAAGTGGGGAAAGGAGAGCGGTGCAGGCGGTGCCCCTGGGGAGCCAGCAGGGCCCCTGCCGAGATG AAGAGGCCTGGCCCCCGTACAGCAGGCCGAGCTTCCTGTCCCGGGGCCAGGGCACCAGCACCTGCTCCACAGCCGGCAGCAACTCCTCACGAGGCTCCAGCAGCTCCAGGGGCTCCCGGGGCCCTGGCCGGAGCCGCAGCTGCAGCCGGAGCCAGAGCCAAAGGCCAGGACAGAAGAATCGAGAG gAACGGAGATGA
- the ROBO3 gene encoding roundabout homolog 3 isoform X1 — MPRIVEQPPDLVVSRGEPATLPCRAEGRPRPNIEWYKNGARVATAREDPRAHRLLLPSGALFFPRIVHGRRARPDEGVYTCVARNYLGAAASRNASLEVAVLRDDFRQSPGNLVVAVGEPAVLECVPPRGHPEPSVSWKKGGTRVKEEEGRITIRGGKLMMSHTFKNDAGMYVCVASNVAGERESGAAELVVLERPSFLRKPVNQVVLADAPVEFFCEVQGDPPPHLRWRKEDGELPPGRYEIRSDHSLWIGRVSAEDEGTYTCVAENSVGRVEASGSLSVHVPPQLVTRPQDQMAAPGESVAFQCETKGNPPPAVFWQKEGSQVLLFPSQSLQPTGRFSVSPRGQLSITGVQSRDAGYYVCQAVSVAGSILAKALLEIKGASLDGLPPIILQGPANQTLALGSSVWLPCRVTGNPQPSVQWRKDGQWLQGDDLQLSLLANGTLYIANVQETDMGFYSCVAKSSTGEATWNGWLRIREDWGVSPDPPTEISTPPGPPSQPVASDITKNSVTLTWKPNPQAGTVTAYVIEAFSQEAGNTWRTVADGVQLETHTVSGLQPDTIYLFLVRAVGAWGLSEPSPVSEPVRTQDSSPSRPVEDPWRGQQGLAEVAVRMQEPIVLEPRALQVSWTVDGPVQLVRGFRVSWRAAGPDGGSWTVLDLETPSQQTTVLRGLPPGTQIQIKVQAQGQEGLGAESPLVTRSIPEEAPSGPPQGVAVALGGDGNNSITVSWEPPLPSQQNGVIKEYQIWCLGNESRFHLNRSAAGWARSAVLRGLLPGLPYQTRVAAATSAGVGVASAPVLLQLPSPPESEPGLEVGPGLAERLARVLRAPAFLAGSGAACGALLLGLCAALYRRRRQRKELSHYTASFAYTPAVSFPHSEGLSGASSRPPVGLGPAPYPWLADSWPHPSRSPSAQEPRGSCCPSNPDPDDRYYNEAGISLYLAQTARGTAAPGEGPVYSTIDPLGEELQTFHGGFPQQPPGDPGTWSQYAPPEWSQRDNGARGGKVMLLGKAVQMPSLNWPEALPPPPPELSCLEGPEEELEGSSEPEDWCPPMPERSHLAEPSSSGGCLVAPSRGETPSPTPSYGQQSTATLTPSPPDPPQPPTDIPHLQQMPRRLPLGPSSPLSGSRMAMSTHEAGPASLGAGLAASHRLSPSSVPSTASIAPGRTRLVPGEMTPPLQGPRARIQKKPKALPYRREHSPGDLPPPPLPPPEEEASWAVGLRTAGSTSSLERGRSGERRAVQAVPLGSQQGPCRDAEEAWPPYSRPSFLSRGQGTSTCSTAGSNSSRGSSSSRGSRGPGRSRSCSRSQSQRPGQKNREERR, encoded by the exons ATGCCGCGTATAGTGGAGCAACCGCCGGATCTTGTGGTCTCCCGGGGCGAGCCCGCCACACTGCCCTGCCGCGCCGAGGGCCGGCCCCGGCCCAACATCGAGTGGTACAAGAATGGAGCGCGTGTGGCCACTGCGCGCGAGGATCCGCGCGCGCACCGCCTGCTGCTGCCCAGCGGCGCGCTCTTCTTCCCGCGCATCGTGCACGGGCGCCGCGCGCGGCCGGACGAGGGTGTCTATACCTGCGTGGCGCGCAACTACCTGGGGGCAGCGGCCAGCAGAAACGCCTCGCTGGAAGTGGCAG TCCTCCGCGATGACTTTCGGCAGTCTCCTGGGAAcctggtggtggcagtgggggaACCAGCAGTACTGGAATGCGTGCCCCCCCGAGGCCACCCGGAGCCTTCCGTGTCCTGGAAGAAGGGGGGCACAAGAGtcaaggaggaggaaggaaggatcaCG ATCCGTGGCGGGAAGCTGATGATGTCACATACGTTCAAGAACGATGCAGGGATGTACGTATGTGTGGCCTCCAACGTGGCAGGAGAACGGGAGAGTGGGGCAGCTGAGCTTGTGGTACTGG AACGCCCCTCATTCCTGCGCAAACCGGTCAATCAGGTGGTCCTGGCTGATGCCCCTGTGGAATTCTTCTGTGAAGTGCAGGGGGATCCCCCACCTCATCTGCGTTGGCGCAAGGAGGATGGGGAACTGCCCCCAGGCAG GTATGAGATCCGAAGTGACCACAGCCTTTGGATTGGGCGGGTGAGTGCGGAAGACGAGGGGACCTACACGTGCGTGGCAGAGAACAGCGTGGGGCGCGTGGAAGCATCTGGCTCCCTCAGTGTTCACG TCCCTCCCCAGCTGGTGACCAgaccccaggaccagatggcggCTCCTGGAGAGAGTGTGGCTTTCCAGTGCGAGACCAAAGGAAACCCCCCACCTGCAGTCTTCTGGCAAAAGGAAGGGAGTCAA GTCCTGCTTTTCCCCAGCCAGTCGCTTCAGCCCACAGGGCGCTTCTCAGTCTCTCCAAGAGGCCAGCTCAGCATCACTGGAGTGCAGAGCAGGGACGCCGGCTACTACGTGTGCCAGGCTGTCAGTGTGGCTGGCAGCATCCTGGCTAAGGCCCTGCTGGAGATAAAAGGTG cctcctTGGATGGGCTGCCTCCCATCATCCTCCAGGGACCAGCCAATCAGACGCTGGCACTGGGCTCCTCTGTGTGGCTGCCGTGCAGAGTGACAGGGAACCCTCAACCCAGTGTCCAATGGAGGAAGGACGGGCAGTGGCTACAGGGGGATGACCTCCAGCTCAGCCTACTAGCCAATGGTACCCTGTACATTGCCAATGTGCAG GAGACTGACATGGGTTTCTACAGCTGTGTGGCCAAGAGTTCCACAGGGGAGGCCACCTGGAATGGCTGGCTTAGGATACGGG AAGATTGGGGAGTATCACCAGACCCCCCGACAGAAATCAGTACCCCGCCAGGGCCTCCCTCACAGCCAGTGGCTTCTGACATCACCAAGAACAGCGTCACCCTGACCTGGAAGCCCAACCCGCAGGCTGGGACCGTCACCGCATATGTGATAGAAGCCTTCAG CCAAGAGGCTGGCAACACCTGGAGGACAGTGGCAGATGGTGTGCAGCTGGAGACACACACGGTCAGCGGTCTGCAGCCCGATACCATCTACCTGTTCCTGGTGCGAGCTGTGGGGGCCTGGGGCCTCAGTGAGCCCAGCCCTGTCTCTGAGCCTGTCCGCACCCAGG ACAGCAGCCCCTCCAGGCCAGTGGAGGACCCATGGAGAGGCCAGCAGGGACTGGCTGAAGTGGCTGTGCGGATGCAGGAGCCCATAGTCCTTGAGCCCCGGGCCCTGCAGGTGTCCTGGACT GTGGACGGCCCAGTCCAGCTGGTGCGAGGTTTCCGGGTGTCTTGGAGGGCTGCAGGCCCTGATGGGGGAAGCTGGACCGTGCTGGATCTAGAGACCCCAAGCCAGCAAACTACTGTGCTAAGAGGACTTCCTCCAGGCACCCAAATCCAGATCAAGGTGCAAGCCCAAggccaggaggggctgggggctgaaaGCCCCTTGGTGACCAGGAGCATTCCTGAGGAAG CCCCCAGTGGTCCCCCCCAGGGAGTGGCAGTGGCCTTGGGGGGTGATGGCAACAACAGTATCACTGTGTCCTGGGAACCTCCACTCCCTTCCCAGCAAAATGGGGTCATCAAGGAATACCAG ATCTGGTGTCTGGGCAACGAGAGCCGCTTCCACCTCAACCGTTCTGCGGCAGGCTGGGCACGCTCCGCTGTGCTCCGGGGACTTCTGCCGGGTCTCCCCTACCAGACCCGGGTCGCGGCGGCCACCAGCGCTGGCGTGGGCGTGGCCAGTGCCCCCGTGTTGCTGCAGCTGC CGTCCCCGCCGGAATCGGAGCCAGGGCTCGAGGTGGGCCCGGGCCTGGCAGAGCGGCTGGCTAGGGTGCTGCGGGCGCCGGCCTTCCTCGCGGGCAGCGGCGCCGCCTGCGGGGCGCTGCTCCTCGGGCTCTGCGCCGCCCTCTACCGGCGCCGGAGGCAGCGCAAAGAGCTCAGTCACTACACCG CCTCCTTTGCCTACACACCTGCAG TGTCCTTCCCACACTCGGAGGGACTCTCTGGAGCCAGTTCCAG GCCGCCCGTGGGCCTCGGCCCCGCCCCCTACCCTTGGCTGGCAGATTCGTGGCCCCACCCCTCTCGAAGCCCctcagcccaggagcccaggggaAGCTGCTGCCCCAGCAATCCTGACCCGGATGACAGATATTACAATG AAGCAGGGATCTCACTATACCTGGCTCAGACAGCCCGGGGCActgcagcccctggggagggCCCTGTCTACAGCACCATTGACCCACTTGGGGAGGAGCTGCAGACCTTTCATGGGGGTTTCCCCCAACAACCCCCAGGGGATCCAGGCACCTGGAGCCAGTACGCTCCTCCAGAATGGAGCCAGAGGGACAATG GAGCCAGGGGAGGCAAAGTGATGCTTCTGGGGAAAGCTGTGCAGATGCCCTCTCTGAACTGGCCAGAAGCACTGCCTCCACCTCCCCCTGAGCTGAGCTGCCTAGAGGGGCCTGAGGAGGAGTTGGAGGGCAG CTCTGAGCCAGAAGACTGGTGCCCGCCAATGCCAGAGAGAAGTCACCTGGCTGAGCCCAGTTCCAGTGGAGGGTGCCTGGTTGCCCCGTCCCGGGGGGAAACCCCCTCTCCCACACCCTCCTACGGACAGCAGTCCACAGCCACTCTTACCCCCTCCCCACCtgaccctccccagccccccactgACATCCCCCATCTCCAACAGATGCCCAG GAGGTTGCCCCTAGGGCCAAGTTCCCCACTCAGTGGATCCCGGATGGCTATGAGTACCCATGAAGCGGGGCCTGCGAGCCTGGGTGCTGGCCTTGCAGCTTCCCATCGCCTCAGCCCCAGCTCTGTCCCTAGTACAGCCAGCATTGCCCCAG GGAGAACCAGGCTGGTGCCTGGGGAGATGACACCCCCACTTCAAGGACCTCGTGCCCGAATCCAGAAGAAACCTAAGGCTCTTCCTTACAGGAGAGAGCACAGTCCTGGGG ACTTGCCCCCACCACCCCTGCCGCCGCCAGAGGAAGAAGCGAGCTGGGCTGTAGGGCTGAGAACAGCTGGCAGCACCTCCTCTTTGGAGCGGGGGCGAAGTGGGGAAAGGAGAGCGGTGCAGGCGGTGCCCCTGGGGAGCCAGCAGGGCCCCTGCCGAGATG CAGAAGAGGCCTGGCCCCCGTACAGCAGGCCGAGCTTCCTGTCCCGGGGCCAGGGCACCAGCACCTGCTCCACAGCCGGCAGCAACTCCTCACGAGGCTCCAGCAGCTCCAGGGGCTCCCGGGGCCCTGGCCGGAGCCGCAGCTGCAGCCGGAGCCAGAGCCAAAGGCCAGGACAGAAGAATCGAGAG gAACGGAGATGA